In the Argonema galeatum A003/A1 genome, GCGCATCGGTGCCGACGCGGAACTCAATGGGGGTACGACCCTTTGCAGCACAAGCTTTTACTTCCTCATTGTTAATCCGACGAGTTGAGTTGGCAATATCTGCCTTACCTTCTTGACAAAAGAGCTTTAAACCAGCTGTAGAACTAACACTTTCGATATTAATACTGTTGCCATAACCTTCTTCAATAAAGCGGTCGTAAATTGTCTTAAGCAGGGGAAAAACCGTGGAACTACCCGCGATATTAATGTCGCCTTCTACTTCTAGGGGGTCTACTTCTGGTAGTTTGATGCTACCTTCATCTGTTGTTTTTTTGACAGCTACAGGTGTTGTTGGGGTAGGCTGTTCTTTTGGCAATGAATTTACAGATTTGTTTTGTACAGGTGGTTGAGTTGGTGTAATTGTAGCAGCGGGTGGATTGGGTTGGCTAGAGCAACCGGCAAAGAGTAGAACAAAAAGGATAAGAACACACGCTCGTCGCTCCATTGTAGTAGACCTCTTAACTAATTTCCGTCGATCGCTAATTTGAACCGTCTCTAAGCCGGTGTATGAGTGGATGCCTTGCCTTACCGTTATGTGGGGTGTCCTGATTGGAAAGGTTTTTAGTTCCTCTTGCTAAACGTGCAGCTTTTCTCCGTTCTTCTACAAATTGGTTCATCTCCAAACTAAACTTGGGGTTTTTCTGGGCGAGACTAAAGACTGTATCGGGTTCGATCGCAATAGCCTTCAAGTCATCGATGACTGTGACGGATGCAACGCTGGGTTCCCCTCGTAAAAGCACCATTTCGCCAAAAAAATCACCCTTGGACAAGCGAGAAATTTCTTGTTCCTGGTTATGAATATCTGTGACCGAAAGCAGAACGCTCCCATCCATAATTATGTAAAATCCAGTATCAAATTCTCTAGCTTCAACAATTTTTTCGTCCGCTCCGTAATATTCCACGGTGGCATTTTGGGCAAGTGTGTTGATGACTTCGCGCTCCAGGGAAATGAAATAGGGGACTGTCCTCAAGAATTCTAAAATTTCCGGTTCGTGATCTTGAGGCAGGATATCTTTGAGGTTACCATCATATTGGATGCTAACGGGGTAAGGCATCGTCAGATGGTTACGTTTGGCAACGTAATAAATGCGCGACATGACTTCATAGCGAATTTTTTCTAGATCGATAAAATTCTTAATATAAAACCTCACTTCGTAGTTAATAGAAAAATCTCCATAGGATTTAATTCCGATTTCTGGCTCGTGTTCGGACACGATATCTTTAGTCGAAAGTACTGCACTTCTTAGTACTCGTTTGACGCGGTTGGGTGGATCTTTATAGGAAAATCCTACCTGAATACGTTCGGCGTGTAAGGGGTCTAACATCGTATAGTTGTAGATTGTCTCGTTCCCCAAAACGCCATTAGGGATAATCACGATGTCTTTGTCTTGCGTTTTCAAGCGGACAGCCCGCCAGTTGATTTCGATCACTTCTCCTTCAAGCTCTTGAAACCGAATCCAGTCACCCAATTTTAAAGGAGACTCGAAGATCAGCAAAAAGCCAGACACCAAGTTACTGAGGGTGTCCTGTAGTGCCAGAGCAATCACTAGCGAACCAACTCCCAATGCTGTCAGCACGCTACTCAAATCTACTTTCCATACCTCACCGAGAACATAAGCGCCAATACCTATAATGATTACGGTGCGGGCAAATTGAAACAATAAATTGGGAACGTGGATCTGCCAAAAGTATTGTTTTTTCTTCGTCGTCAGGACTACGTTAAGCAGAGAAATAGAGGTGTAGAGGACAGCAACCCAGAAGAGGGATTGGACAACCTGTAAAAATAGATGAGGTTCTTTTAAATTGAGGATTTTCCGCATCACCAGCAGGATTGCTAATGGGGGCAAAGTCCATCGGCGGAAGTTACCAAAGAAGTGGATTAGTGGATTTTTGTGGCGTTGCAAACGTTCGATTATCTCTCCAAGGGCAACGCTTAAAAGCGGAAATCCAACTATTAAAACCAGTCCCCAAATTAGTGTCGATTGCTCCATCAGATTGTTACCTTTCTGTGCTTACACTTACCCTAAATATTCGATTGATTTGTTTCAACTTCGTTAGTGCTTTCTTCGATACCCCAATCATCCATATCTAAACCGAATGAAAGGTTTTCGATCAAGTCTTGTAACCCTCCCTTTCTCAAAACCCAAGTTGTTAAGTTGCCTTTTTCTTCAAATTTGATGTTTTTATCTTTCTCGAAAGAATAGAGGTCTTGCAAGCGATCGCGCAGATCTTGGGTGACTCGAATTGTGTTGGGTTCGGCGTGAGCGTTCAACTCGTTGGCTAGCGCTAAAGTTTCACCCCAAAGATCGTAGTTAAGCTTTTTGGTGCCGATAATGCCTGCCATAACTGCACCGGCATGAATGCCAGCTGATAAACTCAGCTTAATTCCGAAACGATTGTTGAAATTATGCAACACATCCATTGCTTCCAGGGCAAAATCTACCGATCGTTTTGAGTGATCGAGACGCGGTTTTGATAGCCCGCAAACTGCTATATAGCGCTCGCCAATGGTTTTGAACATCTCTACATCGTGGTTAGCGGCTGCTTGGCTCAACAGATCGATCAGTTCGTTGAGCAAGTCGGCGACTTCCCCAACTTCCCGATTGGCACCCAGTTTTGTCAAGCCAAAGATGGTGGCAGATATCACCGTGACTTGTTCGATCCGATCGGCAATTCGCTCTTCGCCTTTTTTCAGTCGCTCTACTACTTTACTGGGCAATATACTCAACAGCAGTGCCTCATTCTCGCGGTTTTTTTGTGCCAACAAATTGGTCTGGTTGTGAACGCCGTGAGCCATTTCCTTGACAAGCTGTGCCAGATCGCCAAATTCATTCCGAGAATTCAAGACTTCCTCAAAACTTGGATCTTCCTCACCGACTTTACGAGCGCCTGCAATCATTACCTCGAGCGGTCTAACAAAGCTGTGAGCGGCAACATTGGCTAAATAAACAATCAGCAGCACTAGAATTACAGTCGCGATAAAGAGGTCTCTTTGCAGCGCGTAGACTGGCTGATAGGCTTCAGACAAATCCATCTCTGCGATAATCCCCCAATCCAGACCTTCGAGTTTGAGCGGCCCGTAGGAACTCAGAACCGTTCTGCCGCGATAGTCTTTAACGATTGTAGTTCCTTGGATGCCTGCGATCGCAGCTTGTGCCGATGGAGTGTTTACGTTCTGCAAGAGAATCGAGGTGCCGAGCCGCTCAATTAATTGCATATTGCTCTCCGGCGTACCGATCGACTTCAAGGCTGCCTGATACCCTTTAGGATCTTCAATCAGAAAACGGGAAACAGAACGCATCAACATATCCGATCCTATCATGTAAGTCTCTCCCGTATTGCCCAACCCATCCTGCTTCCAGTTTTTATTACCAGTCAGGACGTTGTTGATTTCATCAACTGGCAATTGGATCGCCAAAATACCGACAATGTGCGGGCCGTTATAAATCGGGCCAGCGATGAAAGCGGCGGGTGCCATATAGGACGGACGATAGGGTTTGAAATCGACAATTTGGATAGCCCCACGGTCTGGGCTTTTCTGCACTGCCGCTACAACTTCTGCCAGATTGCTTTCTTTATAAGGGCCTTTTTCCAGGTTGGTACCAAAATCTGTTTCCTTATAGACCGTGTATGCAACTTCCCCTGTCTTGAAATTGATGAGGAAAAAATCATAGTAGCCAAATTTCTTAATTAAATTACGGAAGATTGGGTGGTACTTGCTATGGAATTTGCTGTACTCGCTGCCGTCTTGTGCATCCACCAGTTCGTCTTTTTTTCCGACAGGATTTGTGTTTTTGGCGATGTATTGATATTGGAGATATCTGGCGGGTTGAGTGTAAGGACGATAGGTTTCAATGTCAGGCTCGCCTGGGATGACTTTGGAGAGTCTGGAGAAAAACTCTTTTTTGTAATAATCCTCGCTCGCTGCATTCCATTCGGGTGCAATGTACTGCTGATCCAGTTCTCTATACGCTCTGTTGAATTCCACCATCGCGGCGACAACCATGCGGTCTTCGCAAAGTGTTTCGACGTGATGGCGCATATTCTTGAAGTAGGATTCGATCTGGTATGCCTTGGATGTACGAACGCTCGTTAACTGATTGTAAATTTTATCTTCTATAGCACCCCGAATCTTGCTCCAGCTAAGGTAGCCGACCACTAGGATCGAACCCAGGCTAGCCATCAGGAGCATAATCTGAATTTTTGATTTTATACTAAAGCGGTTGAATATTAACATGATATTTTGCCCTTTTTTTTGAGAGTATAGTCTATACTTTGTAGCTCGAATCACTTTATTATATCTGCCCCAAAATAGGGCGTCGGGGATAGGGAAAAGGTATAAAAAACCTTTAACCCAGTGCTTATTTTTATTTCAGCATTACCAAGATGATATCATTAAGCAGAGGTTCTGAAATACGGCTGGGCTGTCGGGCCTAGCCATATTTCAGAGATTACCAACGATCGACTGAATCTCCACCTTCGATCAAGTCTTTCAAGACGTGGGTTGGTTTGGCGACATTGAACAGATGCAAACCAAAGTCTTTGGAGAGGTCTTCGCAAACTTTGATGCCTCTGACGCTATTTCCCTTGGCATCTAGGGGTGGGGAAAAAGTGCCTATCCCCAGCTTTCCGGGAACGAC is a window encoding:
- a CDS encoding mechanosensitive ion channel family protein translates to MEQSTLIWGLVLIVGFPLLSVALGEIIERLQRHKNPLIHFFGNFRRWTLPPLAILLVMRKILNLKEPHLFLQVVQSLFWVAVLYTSISLLNVVLTTKKKQYFWQIHVPNLLFQFARTVIIIGIGAYVLGEVWKVDLSSVLTALGVGSLVIALALQDTLSNLVSGFLLIFESPLKLGDWIRFQELEGEVIEINWRAVRLKTQDKDIVIIPNGVLGNETIYNYTMLDPLHAERIQVGFSYKDPPNRVKRVLRSAVLSTKDIVSEHEPEIGIKSYGDFSINYEVRFYIKNFIDLEKIRYEVMSRIYYVAKRNHLTMPYPVSIQYDGNLKDILPQDHEPEILEFLRTVPYFISLEREVINTLAQNATVEYYGADEKIVEAREFDTGFYIIMDGSVLLSVTDIHNQEQEISRLSKGDFFGEMVLLRGEPSVASVTVIDDLKAIAIEPDTVFSLAQKNPKFSLEMNQFVEERRKAARLARGTKNLSNQDTPHNGKARHPLIHRLRDGSN
- a CDS encoding adenylate/guanylate cyclase domain-containing protein, with the translated sequence MLIFNRFSIKSKIQIMLLMASLGSILVVGYLSWSKIRGAIEDKIYNQLTSVRTSKAYQIESYFKNMRHHVETLCEDRMVVAAMVEFNRAYRELDQQYIAPEWNAASEDYYKKEFFSRLSKVIPGEPDIETYRPYTQPARYLQYQYIAKNTNPVGKKDELVDAQDGSEYSKFHSKYHPIFRNLIKKFGYYDFFLINFKTGEVAYTVYKETDFGTNLEKGPYKESNLAEVVAAVQKSPDRGAIQIVDFKPYRPSYMAPAAFIAGPIYNGPHIVGILAIQLPVDEINNVLTGNKNWKQDGLGNTGETYMIGSDMLMRSVSRFLIEDPKGYQAALKSIGTPESNMQLIERLGTSILLQNVNTPSAQAAIAGIQGTTIVKDYRGRTVLSSYGPLKLEGLDWGIIAEMDLSEAYQPVYALQRDLFIATVILVLLIVYLANVAAHSFVRPLEVMIAGARKVGEEDPSFEEVLNSRNEFGDLAQLVKEMAHGVHNQTNLLAQKNRENEALLLSILPSKVVERLKKGEERIADRIEQVTVISATIFGLTKLGANREVGEVADLLNELIDLLSQAAANHDVEMFKTIGERYIAVCGLSKPRLDHSKRSVDFALEAMDVLHNFNNRFGIKLSLSAGIHAGAVMAGIIGTKKLNYDLWGETLALANELNAHAEPNTIRVTQDLRDRLQDLYSFEKDKNIKFEEKGNLTTWVLRKGGLQDLIENLSFGLDMDDWGIEESTNEVETNQSNI